The Lycium barbarum isolate Lr01 chromosome 12, ASM1917538v2, whole genome shotgun sequence genome includes a region encoding these proteins:
- the LOC132621723 gene encoding DNA mismatch repair protein MLH3 isoform X4 encodes MGSIQKLPEGIWGSIRSGVILYDFTRVIEELVFNTLDAGATKVSVAIGVGTCYVKVDDNGSGVSRDGLVLMGERYATSKYSHSDDMHAFPANFGFKGEALSSISDFSLLEIVTKTHGRPNGYRKVLKDGKCLYLGIDDCRQDVGTTVTVRDLFYNQPVRRKQMHSNPKRVLHSLKESLLRIALVHPSVSFKIVDVESEDDLLCTRASPSPLPLLSSGFGVQLSSLNKLNTSGGPFKLSGYISGPDVYTVKVLQYFYINSRFVSKGPIHKLLNNIATSFDSASDIEHRSRSQIYPLFLLNLNCPRSSYDLTLEPSKTSVEFKDWRPVLRFIEDTVTNFWTESNSTDMPVNNEIRKKRCRSQSCKATLELPSPQPKKLTEEYTVRREIRSSHNILWESASEKRDSESRFLCQTESSSRSIDESLAHCTVGVDWKSRSSAQPFSSNIFSTGDDFMDNKFLDNKFKASASSSYKSDCLLGSGWEDQSLTIVAGRSTEDALFRESLELDDSSNLMHDRRKPFMRSCSLRRNLIHDGASFDSDEDIKFESCDYRTKQNLLEDDYSVEFEVVDDVNQVLNQRSPRGKEIYFENFSRCKTQSKALRRSNFLSTDSEKSSLTKDILDEDNHLMDFVKQTENYGSSLPSFSPEMSPLLPDPLLGTRFHDVDPCIAENGIETSNKDKIGVLYNFGNLEHNLFVPAINNLEKEDCLFPNPAEFDLNSDACSREDKGSIGGLDPWDVYSSGPSEFYYDGDDLSHIHSHGNRGKTDELVRKSRRSRSAPPFHQGKKKFFATSDSSTKAAGNDNLKTVHDVPLMPETKAVRRLQHSAETICSELPQQSSHQRDQSSTPSCGDGVFSDGRPSVKMKLVDIWNSKLQTQEECRSTHDGESKEEFAPTQTQNFLDSGTKWRDYCPETTYEVQSSTGTEDLKNEDTILNVTSGILHFIGDSLVPDTIDKNCLEGAKVLQQVDKKFIPIVAGTTLAMIDQHAADERIRLEELREKILSGQKRTITYLDSEQELVMPEIGYQLLHNYADQIQNWGWICNIHSQASGSFTRNLNLIHKQPTSVTLLAVPCILGVNLSDVDLLEFLQQLADTDGSSIIPPSVNRVLNSKACRSAIMFGDVLLPSECSLIVEELKQTSLCFQCAHGRPTTVPLVNLDALHEQISKSGSWSRGSSEAWHGLHRHEINLERAAKRLRSAVS; translated from the exons ATGGGGAGCATTCAGAAATTGCCTGAGGGTATTTGGGGCTCAATTAGATCAGGGGTTATCTTGTATGATTTCACAAGGGTTATTGAGGAGTTGGTTTTCAACACCCTTGATGCTGGTGCTACCAAG GTATCTGTTGCTATAGGCGTTGGGACCTGCTATGTTAAGGTGGATGACAATG gATCTGGTGTTTCACGAGATGGACTGGTGCTGATGGGAGAAAGATATG CGACATCAAAATACAGCCACTCggatgatatgcatgctttcccAGCAAACTTTGGCTTTAAAGGAGAGGCTCTGAGCTCTATTTCTGACTTTTCTTTGTTGGAAATTGTTACAAAAACTCACGGAAGGCCAAATGGATATCGTAAGGTTTTGAAG GACGGCAAGTGTTTGTACCTTGGAATTGATGATTGTAGACAAGATGTTGGTACAACAG TCACTGTTCGTGATTTATTTTACAACCAACCAGTTCGAAGGAAGCAAATGCACTCCAA CCCAAAGAGGGTCTTGCATTCTCTGAAAGAGTCTCTGCTAAGAATCGCCCTTGTGCATCCCAGTGTCTCCTTCAAGATTGTTGATGTTGAAAG TGAGGATGACCTGCTTTGCACACGTGCTTCTCCTTCTCCGTTGCCGCTATTGTCTAGTgggtttggggttcaattgagtTCGCTTAACAAACTGAATACTAGCGGCGGTCCATTCAAGCTCTCCGGATACATCTCAGGTCCTGATGTGTACACAGTGAAG GTCCTTCAATATTTCT ATATCAATTCGAGATTTGTTTCCAAAGGACCAATACATAAATTACTTAACAACATAGCAACAAGTTTTGACAGTGCTTCTGACATTGAGCACCGAAGTAGATCTCAGATATATCCGCTGTTTTTGTTGAACCTAAACTGCCCAAGATCTTCCTATGATTTGACTTTGGAGCCGTCGAAGACCTCTGTGGAATTTAAG GATTGGCGTCCTGTCCTTCGCTTTATTGAGGATACTGTCACGAATTTCTGGACTGAAAGTAACTCTACCG ATATGCCTGTGAATAATGAGATCAGGAAAAAGAGGTGCAGGTCCCAGAGTTGCAAAGCAACACTCGAGCTTCCTTCCCCGCAGCCAAAGAAACTGACGGAAGAGTACACTGTCAGGAGAGAGATTCGATCTTCGCACAATATTCTGTGGGAAAGTGCTTCTGAAAAGCGTGATTCTGAGTCCAGATTCCTCTGTCAGACCGAAAGTTCAAGTCGATCAATTGATGAATCTCTTGCTCATTGCACAGTCGGTGTAGACTGGAAATCCAGAAGCTCTGCCCAGCCCTTTTCATCTAATATTTTTTCTACAGGGGATGATTTCATGGATAACAAATTCCTGGATAACAAATTCAAGGCTTCAGCTAGCTCCAGTTATAAATCAGACTGCCTGTTAGGGTCAGGATGGGAAGATCAGTCCCTAACAATTGTAGCTGGCAGATCAACGGAGGATGCCTTATTTAGGGAGTCTCTTGAACTTGATGACAGTTCAAATTTGATGCATGACAGAAGGAAACCATTTATGCGGAGCTGTTCTTTGCGCAGAAACCTGATACATGATGGAGCATCTTTTGATAGTGATGAAGATATTAAGTTTGAAAGTTGTGACTACAGAACTAAACAAAATCTCCTTGAAGATGATTATAGTGTTGAATTTGAAGTAGTTGATGATGTCAACCAGGTCTTAAATCAGAGGTCTCCCAGAGGCAAGGAAATATATTTTGAGAATTTCTCCAGGTGCAAAACTCAGAGCAAGGCATTGCGGAGGTCAAATTTTTTGTCAACAGATTCAGAAAAATCTTCATTAACCAAGGACATTCTAGATGAAGACAATCATCTTATGGACTTCGTTAAACAGACTGAAAATTATGGTTCTAGCCTACCGTCTTTTAGTCCAGAAATGTCTCCTCTGCTACCAGATCCTTTGCTTGGGACCAGGTTTCATGATGTTGATCCTTGCATCGCTGAAAATGGTATTGAAACTTCTAATAAAGACAAAATTGGTGTCTTGTATAATTTTGGAAACCTGGAACATAATCTCTTTGTTCCTGCCATAAATAATTTGGAAAAAGAGGACTGCTTGTTCCCAAATCCTGCAGAGTTTGATCTCAATTCTGATGCTTGCTCTAGGGAGGATAAGGGCAGTATAGGGGGACTTGATCCATGGGATGTTTATAGTTCAGGTCCTTCTGAATTCTATTATGATGGAGATGATTTGTCACATATACATTCTCATG GAAATCGAGGTAAAACAGATGAGCTTGTAAGGAAGAGTAGAAGAAGTCGTTCTGCTCCTCCATTTCACCAAGGCAAGAAAAAGTTCTTTGCCACGAGCGATTCTTCAACAAAGGCAGCAGGAAATGATAATCTTAAGACTGTTCATGATGTGCCACTCATGCCAG AAACTAAAGCTGTAAGGAGACTGCAGCATTCTGCAGAAACTATCTGCTCAGAGCTTCCACAGCAGTCATCCCATCAACGTGATCAATCTTCTACCCCAAGTTGTGGTGATGGTGTATTCTCCGATGGAAG GCCAAGTGTGAAAATGAAACTTGTTGACATCTGGAATAGCAAATTACAAACTCAAGAGGAGTGCAGAAGTACACACGATGGGGAGTCAAAAGAAG AATTTGCACCAACACAAACTCAAAATTTCTTAGATTCTGGGACAAAATGGAGGGACTACTGTCCAGAGACTACA TATGAGGTACAGAGCAGTACTGGGACAGAGGATCTTAAGAATGAGGATACTATACTCAATGTCACTTCTGGCATCTTGCATTTTATTGGTGATTCTTTGGTTCCTGATACCATTGATAAAAACTGCCTGGAGGGTGCTAAAGTTCTTCAACAGGTTGATAAGAAGTTTATTCCGATTGTGGCTGGCACAACACTTGCTATGATTGATCAG CATGCTGCAGATGAGCGAATTCGTTTGGAAGAACTACGTGAGAAG ATCCTTTCTGGACAAAAGAGGACTATAACCTATCTCGATTCAGAGCAAGAATTG GTCATGCCTGAAATTGGTTACCAATTGCTACACAACTATGCTGACCAAATTCAAAACTGGGGTTGGATCTGCAACATTCATTCTCAAGCTTCAGGATCATTTACCAG GAACTTAAATCTGATCCACAAGCAGCCAACATCAGTCACACTTCTTGCG GTTCCATGTATTTTGGGCGTTAATCTAAGTGATGTGGATCTGTTAGAATTTCTTCAACAG CTTGCGGATACAGATGGATCATCAATAATACCCCCATCAGTGAATCGGGTCCTGAATAGCAAGGCTTGCAGGA gtGCAATTATGTTTGGAGATGTATTGTTGCCTTCAGAATGTTCTCTCATTGTTGAGGAGTTGAAGCAGACTTCATTGTGTTTTCAA TGTGCTCATGGGCGGCCGACTACTGTCCCTCTTGTCAACTTGGATGCTCTGCATGAGCAGATTTCTAAGTCAGGTTCGTGGAGTAGGGGTTCCTCCGAGGCATGGCATGGATTACATCGGCATGAAATCAACCTAGAGCGTGCAGCAAAGCGACTAAGATCAGCCGTATCCTAG
- the LOC132621723 gene encoding DNA mismatch repair protein MLH3 isoform X2: MGSIQKLPEGIWGSIRSGVILYDFTRVIEELVFNTLDAGATKVSVAIGVGTCYVKVDDNGSGVSRDGLVLMGERYATSKYSHSDDMHAFPANFGFKGEALSSISDFSLLEIVTKTHGRPNGYRKVLKDGKCLYLGIDDCRQDVGTTVTVRDLFYNQPVRRKQMHSNPKRVLHSLKESLLRIALVHPSVSFKIVDVESEDDLLCTRASPSPLPLLSSGFGVQLSSLNKLNTSGGPFKLSGYISGPDVYTVKVLQYFYINSRFVSKGPIHKLLNNIATSFDSASDIEHRSRSQIYPLFLLNLNCPRSSYDLTLEPSKTSVEFKDWRPVLRFIEDTVTNFWTESNSTDMPVNNEIRKKRCRSQSCKATLELPSPQPKKLTEEYTVRREIRSSHNILWESASEKRDSESRFLCQTESSSRSIDESLAHCTVGVDWKSRSSAQPFSSNIFSTGDDFMDNKFLDNKFKASASSSYKSDCLLGSGWEDQSLTIVAGRSTEDALFRESLELDDSSNLMHDRRKPFMRSCSLRRNLIHDGASFDSDEDIKFESCDYRTKQNLLEDDYSVEFEVVDDVNQVLNQRSPRGKEIYFENFSRCKTQSKALRRSNFLSTDSEKSSLTKDILDEDNHLMDFVKQTENYGSSLPSFSPEMSPLLPDPLLGTRFHDVDPCIAENGIETSNKDKIGVLYNFGNLEHNLFVPAINNLEKEDCLFPNPAEFDLNSDACSREDKGSIGGLDPWDVYSSGPSEFYYDGDDLSHIHSHGEENFSNYLTPRAMLSSRVDGDSHKWIDAGNRGKTDELVRKSRRSRSAPPFHQGKKKFFATSDSSTKAAGNDNLKTVHDVPLMPETKAVRRLQHSAETICSELPQQSSHQRDQSSTPSCGDGVFSDGRPSVKMKLVDIWNSKLQTQEECRSTHDGESKEEFAPTQTQNFLDSGTKWRDYCPETTSSTGTEDLKNEDTILNVTSGILHFIGDSLVPDTIDKNCLEGAKVLQQVDKKFIPIVAGTTLAMIDQHAADERIRLEELREKILSGQKRTITYLDSEQELVMPEIGYQLLHNYADQIQNWGWICNIHSQASGSFTRNLNLIHKQPTSVTLLAVPCILGVNLSDVDLLEFLQQLADTDGSSIIPPSVNRVLNSKACRSAIMFGDVLLPSECSLIVEELKQTSLCFQCAHGRPTTVPLVNLDALHEQISKSGSWSRGSSEAWHGLHRHEINLERAAKRLRSAVS; the protein is encoded by the exons ATGGGGAGCATTCAGAAATTGCCTGAGGGTATTTGGGGCTCAATTAGATCAGGGGTTATCTTGTATGATTTCACAAGGGTTATTGAGGAGTTGGTTTTCAACACCCTTGATGCTGGTGCTACCAAG GTATCTGTTGCTATAGGCGTTGGGACCTGCTATGTTAAGGTGGATGACAATG gATCTGGTGTTTCACGAGATGGACTGGTGCTGATGGGAGAAAGATATG CGACATCAAAATACAGCCACTCggatgatatgcatgctttcccAGCAAACTTTGGCTTTAAAGGAGAGGCTCTGAGCTCTATTTCTGACTTTTCTTTGTTGGAAATTGTTACAAAAACTCACGGAAGGCCAAATGGATATCGTAAGGTTTTGAAG GACGGCAAGTGTTTGTACCTTGGAATTGATGATTGTAGACAAGATGTTGGTACAACAG TCACTGTTCGTGATTTATTTTACAACCAACCAGTTCGAAGGAAGCAAATGCACTCCAA CCCAAAGAGGGTCTTGCATTCTCTGAAAGAGTCTCTGCTAAGAATCGCCCTTGTGCATCCCAGTGTCTCCTTCAAGATTGTTGATGTTGAAAG TGAGGATGACCTGCTTTGCACACGTGCTTCTCCTTCTCCGTTGCCGCTATTGTCTAGTgggtttggggttcaattgagtTCGCTTAACAAACTGAATACTAGCGGCGGTCCATTCAAGCTCTCCGGATACATCTCAGGTCCTGATGTGTACACAGTGAAG GTCCTTCAATATTTCT ATATCAATTCGAGATTTGTTTCCAAAGGACCAATACATAAATTACTTAACAACATAGCAACAAGTTTTGACAGTGCTTCTGACATTGAGCACCGAAGTAGATCTCAGATATATCCGCTGTTTTTGTTGAACCTAAACTGCCCAAGATCTTCCTATGATTTGACTTTGGAGCCGTCGAAGACCTCTGTGGAATTTAAG GATTGGCGTCCTGTCCTTCGCTTTATTGAGGATACTGTCACGAATTTCTGGACTGAAAGTAACTCTACCG ATATGCCTGTGAATAATGAGATCAGGAAAAAGAGGTGCAGGTCCCAGAGTTGCAAAGCAACACTCGAGCTTCCTTCCCCGCAGCCAAAGAAACTGACGGAAGAGTACACTGTCAGGAGAGAGATTCGATCTTCGCACAATATTCTGTGGGAAAGTGCTTCTGAAAAGCGTGATTCTGAGTCCAGATTCCTCTGTCAGACCGAAAGTTCAAGTCGATCAATTGATGAATCTCTTGCTCATTGCACAGTCGGTGTAGACTGGAAATCCAGAAGCTCTGCCCAGCCCTTTTCATCTAATATTTTTTCTACAGGGGATGATTTCATGGATAACAAATTCCTGGATAACAAATTCAAGGCTTCAGCTAGCTCCAGTTATAAATCAGACTGCCTGTTAGGGTCAGGATGGGAAGATCAGTCCCTAACAATTGTAGCTGGCAGATCAACGGAGGATGCCTTATTTAGGGAGTCTCTTGAACTTGATGACAGTTCAAATTTGATGCATGACAGAAGGAAACCATTTATGCGGAGCTGTTCTTTGCGCAGAAACCTGATACATGATGGAGCATCTTTTGATAGTGATGAAGATATTAAGTTTGAAAGTTGTGACTACAGAACTAAACAAAATCTCCTTGAAGATGATTATAGTGTTGAATTTGAAGTAGTTGATGATGTCAACCAGGTCTTAAATCAGAGGTCTCCCAGAGGCAAGGAAATATATTTTGAGAATTTCTCCAGGTGCAAAACTCAGAGCAAGGCATTGCGGAGGTCAAATTTTTTGTCAACAGATTCAGAAAAATCTTCATTAACCAAGGACATTCTAGATGAAGACAATCATCTTATGGACTTCGTTAAACAGACTGAAAATTATGGTTCTAGCCTACCGTCTTTTAGTCCAGAAATGTCTCCTCTGCTACCAGATCCTTTGCTTGGGACCAGGTTTCATGATGTTGATCCTTGCATCGCTGAAAATGGTATTGAAACTTCTAATAAAGACAAAATTGGTGTCTTGTATAATTTTGGAAACCTGGAACATAATCTCTTTGTTCCTGCCATAAATAATTTGGAAAAAGAGGACTGCTTGTTCCCAAATCCTGCAGAGTTTGATCTCAATTCTGATGCTTGCTCTAGGGAGGATAAGGGCAGTATAGGGGGACTTGATCCATGGGATGTTTATAGTTCAGGTCCTTCTGAATTCTATTATGATGGAGATGATTTGTCACATATACATTCTCATGGTGAAGAAAATTTTAGTAATTATTTGACACCACGAGCTATGCTCTCCTCTAGGGTGGATGGGGACTCTCATAAATGGATTGATGCAGGAAATCGAGGTAAAACAGATGAGCTTGTAAGGAAGAGTAGAAGAAGTCGTTCTGCTCCTCCATTTCACCAAGGCAAGAAAAAGTTCTTTGCCACGAGCGATTCTTCAACAAAGGCAGCAGGAAATGATAATCTTAAGACTGTTCATGATGTGCCACTCATGCCAG AAACTAAAGCTGTAAGGAGACTGCAGCATTCTGCAGAAACTATCTGCTCAGAGCTTCCACAGCAGTCATCCCATCAACGTGATCAATCTTCTACCCCAAGTTGTGGTGATGGTGTATTCTCCGATGGAAG GCCAAGTGTGAAAATGAAACTTGTTGACATCTGGAATAGCAAATTACAAACTCAAGAGGAGTGCAGAAGTACACACGATGGGGAGTCAAAAGAAG AATTTGCACCAACACAAACTCAAAATTTCTTAGATTCTGGGACAAAATGGAGGGACTACTGTCCAGAGACTACA AGCAGTACTGGGACAGAGGATCTTAAGAATGAGGATACTATACTCAATGTCACTTCTGGCATCTTGCATTTTATTGGTGATTCTTTGGTTCCTGATACCATTGATAAAAACTGCCTGGAGGGTGCTAAAGTTCTTCAACAGGTTGATAAGAAGTTTATTCCGATTGTGGCTGGCACAACACTTGCTATGATTGATCAG CATGCTGCAGATGAGCGAATTCGTTTGGAAGAACTACGTGAGAAG ATCCTTTCTGGACAAAAGAGGACTATAACCTATCTCGATTCAGAGCAAGAATTG GTCATGCCTGAAATTGGTTACCAATTGCTACACAACTATGCTGACCAAATTCAAAACTGGGGTTGGATCTGCAACATTCATTCTCAAGCTTCAGGATCATTTACCAG GAACTTAAATCTGATCCACAAGCAGCCAACATCAGTCACACTTCTTGCG GTTCCATGTATTTTGGGCGTTAATCTAAGTGATGTGGATCTGTTAGAATTTCTTCAACAG CTTGCGGATACAGATGGATCATCAATAATACCCCCATCAGTGAATCGGGTCCTGAATAGCAAGGCTTGCAGGA gtGCAATTATGTTTGGAGATGTATTGTTGCCTTCAGAATGTTCTCTCATTGTTGAGGAGTTGAAGCAGACTTCATTGTGTTTTCAA TGTGCTCATGGGCGGCCGACTACTGTCCCTCTTGTCAACTTGGATGCTCTGCATGAGCAGATTTCTAAGTCAGGTTCGTGGAGTAGGGGTTCCTCCGAGGCATGGCATGGATTACATCGGCATGAAATCAACCTAGAGCGTGCAGCAAAGCGACTAAGATCAGCCGTATCCTAG
- the LOC132621723 gene encoding DNA mismatch repair protein MLH3 isoform X3, with protein MGSIQKLPEGIWGSIRSGVILYDFTRVIEELVFNTLDAGATKVSVAIGVGTCYVKVDDNGSGVSRDGLVLMGERYATSKYSHSDDMHAFPANFGFKGEALSSISDFSLLEIVTKTHGRPNGYRKVLKDGKCLYLGIDDCRQDVGTTVTVRDLFYNQPVRRKQMHSNPKRVLHSLKESLLRIALVHPSVSFKIVDVESEDDLLCTRASPSPLPLLSSGFGVQLSSLNKLNTSGGPFKLSGYISGPDVYTVKVLQYFYINSRFVSKGPIHKLLNNIATSFDSASDIEHRSRSQIYPLFLLNLNCPRSSYDLTLEPSKTSVEFKDWRPVLRFIEDTVTNFWTESNSTDMPVNNEIRKKRCRSQSCKATLELPSPQPKKLTEEYTVRREIRSSHNILWESASEKRDSESRFLCQTESSSRSIDESLAHCTVGVDWKSRSSAQPFSSNIFSTGDDFMDNKFLDNKFKASASSSYKSDCLLGSGWEDQSLTIVAGRSTEDALFRESLELDDSSNLMHDRRKPFMRSCSLRRNLIHDGASFDSDEDIKFESCDYRTKQNLLEDDYSVEFEVVDDVNQVLNQRSPRGKEIYFENFSRCKTQSKALRRSNFLSTDSEKSSLTKDILDEDNHLMDFVKQTENYGSSLPSFSPEMSPLLPDPLLGTRFHDVDPCIAENGIETSNKDKIGVLYNFGNLEHNLFVPAINNLEKEDCLFPNPAEFDLNSDACSREDKGSIGGLDPWDVYSSGPSEFYYDGDDLSHIHSHGEENFSNYLTPRAMLSSRVDGDSHKWIDAGNRGKTDELVRKSRRSRSAPPFHQGKKKFFATSDSSTKAAGNDNLKTVHDVPLMPETKAVRRLQHSAETICSELPQQSSHQRDQSSTPSCGDGVFSDGRPSVKMKLVDIWNSKLQTQEECRSTHDGESKEEFAPTQTQNFLDSGTKWRDYCPETTYEVQSSTGTEDLKNEDTILNVTSGILHFIGDSLVPDTIDKNCLEGAKVLQQVDKKFIPIVAGTTLAMIDQHAADERIRLEELREKVMPEIGYQLLHNYADQIQNWGWICNIHSQASGSFTRNLNLIHKQPTSVTLLAVPCILGVNLSDVDLLEFLQQLADTDGSSIIPPSVNRVLNSKACRSAIMFGDVLLPSECSLIVEELKQTSLCFQCAHGRPTTVPLVNLDALHEQISKSGSWSRGSSEAWHGLHRHEINLERAAKRLRSAVS; from the exons ATGGGGAGCATTCAGAAATTGCCTGAGGGTATTTGGGGCTCAATTAGATCAGGGGTTATCTTGTATGATTTCACAAGGGTTATTGAGGAGTTGGTTTTCAACACCCTTGATGCTGGTGCTACCAAG GTATCTGTTGCTATAGGCGTTGGGACCTGCTATGTTAAGGTGGATGACAATG gATCTGGTGTTTCACGAGATGGACTGGTGCTGATGGGAGAAAGATATG CGACATCAAAATACAGCCACTCggatgatatgcatgctttcccAGCAAACTTTGGCTTTAAAGGAGAGGCTCTGAGCTCTATTTCTGACTTTTCTTTGTTGGAAATTGTTACAAAAACTCACGGAAGGCCAAATGGATATCGTAAGGTTTTGAAG GACGGCAAGTGTTTGTACCTTGGAATTGATGATTGTAGACAAGATGTTGGTACAACAG TCACTGTTCGTGATTTATTTTACAACCAACCAGTTCGAAGGAAGCAAATGCACTCCAA CCCAAAGAGGGTCTTGCATTCTCTGAAAGAGTCTCTGCTAAGAATCGCCCTTGTGCATCCCAGTGTCTCCTTCAAGATTGTTGATGTTGAAAG TGAGGATGACCTGCTTTGCACACGTGCTTCTCCTTCTCCGTTGCCGCTATTGTCTAGTgggtttggggttcaattgagtTCGCTTAACAAACTGAATACTAGCGGCGGTCCATTCAAGCTCTCCGGATACATCTCAGGTCCTGATGTGTACACAGTGAAG GTCCTTCAATATTTCT ATATCAATTCGAGATTTGTTTCCAAAGGACCAATACATAAATTACTTAACAACATAGCAACAAGTTTTGACAGTGCTTCTGACATTGAGCACCGAAGTAGATCTCAGATATATCCGCTGTTTTTGTTGAACCTAAACTGCCCAAGATCTTCCTATGATTTGACTTTGGAGCCGTCGAAGACCTCTGTGGAATTTAAG GATTGGCGTCCTGTCCTTCGCTTTATTGAGGATACTGTCACGAATTTCTGGACTGAAAGTAACTCTACCG ATATGCCTGTGAATAATGAGATCAGGAAAAAGAGGTGCAGGTCCCAGAGTTGCAAAGCAACACTCGAGCTTCCTTCCCCGCAGCCAAAGAAACTGACGGAAGAGTACACTGTCAGGAGAGAGATTCGATCTTCGCACAATATTCTGTGGGAAAGTGCTTCTGAAAAGCGTGATTCTGAGTCCAGATTCCTCTGTCAGACCGAAAGTTCAAGTCGATCAATTGATGAATCTCTTGCTCATTGCACAGTCGGTGTAGACTGGAAATCCAGAAGCTCTGCCCAGCCCTTTTCATCTAATATTTTTTCTACAGGGGATGATTTCATGGATAACAAATTCCTGGATAACAAATTCAAGGCTTCAGCTAGCTCCAGTTATAAATCAGACTGCCTGTTAGGGTCAGGATGGGAAGATCAGTCCCTAACAATTGTAGCTGGCAGATCAACGGAGGATGCCTTATTTAGGGAGTCTCTTGAACTTGATGACAGTTCAAATTTGATGCATGACAGAAGGAAACCATTTATGCGGAGCTGTTCTTTGCGCAGAAACCTGATACATGATGGAGCATCTTTTGATAGTGATGAAGATATTAAGTTTGAAAGTTGTGACTACAGAACTAAACAAAATCTCCTTGAAGATGATTATAGTGTTGAATTTGAAGTAGTTGATGATGTCAACCAGGTCTTAAATCAGAGGTCTCCCAGAGGCAAGGAAATATATTTTGAGAATTTCTCCAGGTGCAAAACTCAGAGCAAGGCATTGCGGAGGTCAAATTTTTTGTCAACAGATTCAGAAAAATCTTCATTAACCAAGGACATTCTAGATGAAGACAATCATCTTATGGACTTCGTTAAACAGACTGAAAATTATGGTTCTAGCCTACCGTCTTTTAGTCCAGAAATGTCTCCTCTGCTACCAGATCCTTTGCTTGGGACCAGGTTTCATGATGTTGATCCTTGCATCGCTGAAAATGGTATTGAAACTTCTAATAAAGACAAAATTGGTGTCTTGTATAATTTTGGAAACCTGGAACATAATCTCTTTGTTCCTGCCATAAATAATTTGGAAAAAGAGGACTGCTTGTTCCCAAATCCTGCAGAGTTTGATCTCAATTCTGATGCTTGCTCTAGGGAGGATAAGGGCAGTATAGGGGGACTTGATCCATGGGATGTTTATAGTTCAGGTCCTTCTGAATTCTATTATGATGGAGATGATTTGTCACATATACATTCTCATGGTGAAGAAAATTTTAGTAATTATTTGACACCACGAGCTATGCTCTCCTCTAGGGTGGATGGGGACTCTCATAAATGGATTGATGCAGGAAATCGAGGTAAAACAGATGAGCTTGTAAGGAAGAGTAGAAGAAGTCGTTCTGCTCCTCCATTTCACCAAGGCAAGAAAAAGTTCTTTGCCACGAGCGATTCTTCAACAAAGGCAGCAGGAAATGATAATCTTAAGACTGTTCATGATGTGCCACTCATGCCAG AAACTAAAGCTGTAAGGAGACTGCAGCATTCTGCAGAAACTATCTGCTCAGAGCTTCCACAGCAGTCATCCCATCAACGTGATCAATCTTCTACCCCAAGTTGTGGTGATGGTGTATTCTCCGATGGAAG GCCAAGTGTGAAAATGAAACTTGTTGACATCTGGAATAGCAAATTACAAACTCAAGAGGAGTGCAGAAGTACACACGATGGGGAGTCAAAAGAAG AATTTGCACCAACACAAACTCAAAATTTCTTAGATTCTGGGACAAAATGGAGGGACTACTGTCCAGAGACTACA TATGAGGTACAGAGCAGTACTGGGACAGAGGATCTTAAGAATGAGGATACTATACTCAATGTCACTTCTGGCATCTTGCATTTTATTGGTGATTCTTTGGTTCCTGATACCATTGATAAAAACTGCCTGGAGGGTGCTAAAGTTCTTCAACAGGTTGATAAGAAGTTTATTCCGATTGTGGCTGGCACAACACTTGCTATGATTGATCAG CATGCTGCAGATGAGCGAATTCGTTTGGAAGAACTACGTGAGAAG GTCATGCCTGAAATTGGTTACCAATTGCTACACAACTATGCTGACCAAATTCAAAACTGGGGTTGGATCTGCAACATTCATTCTCAAGCTTCAGGATCATTTACCAG GAACTTAAATCTGATCCACAAGCAGCCAACATCAGTCACACTTCTTGCG GTTCCATGTATTTTGGGCGTTAATCTAAGTGATGTGGATCTGTTAGAATTTCTTCAACAG CTTGCGGATACAGATGGATCATCAATAATACCCCCATCAGTGAATCGGGTCCTGAATAGCAAGGCTTGCAGGA gtGCAATTATGTTTGGAGATGTATTGTTGCCTTCAGAATGTTCTCTCATTGTTGAGGAGTTGAAGCAGACTTCATTGTGTTTTCAA TGTGCTCATGGGCGGCCGACTACTGTCCCTCTTGTCAACTTGGATGCTCTGCATGAGCAGATTTCTAAGTCAGGTTCGTGGAGTAGGGGTTCCTCCGAGGCATGGCATGGATTACATCGGCATGAAATCAACCTAGAGCGTGCAGCAAAGCGACTAAGATCAGCCGTATCCTAG